The genomic window TATGGTTACAACAGCTGTTGAAAGAACTTGGCATCCAAATATCCCACACACCAACAATATTCACAGACAACATTGGTGCCAATTACCTATGTGCCAATCCTGTCTTCCACACAAGGATGAAACACTTAGCCATTGACTATCACTTTGTTAGAGACCTTGTTGCAAAGAAGGAACTTCAGGTCTCACATGTTCCCTCTAGTCACCAGCTTGCCGACCTACTCACGAAGCCTCTCTCACGCACTCGGCATGAATTTCTTACTTCCAAGATTGGTGTCGTTGAGATCTCCTCCATCTTGCGGGGGCATAAAGGAGCAATATCTTAACCAACATTGATCACAAATATCTCACACtattattatcaattaataGAATATTATTTGTAATCATTGCAATAtcatttgttattattatataattatttgtaATCACTTAGTTGTCAAACTAAGCACATGTAAATTGGCAATTACCTGTATATATACATATtgagataaatggaaaagatATAGCCTTACAACATCTTTAAAATCAACGGTCTCTtcgaaaaaataataacatcaaaaGTCAATTTATCCGGAAAAATTTCAccaatttctctctctcttcaatatTTTCTCTCTAACCTCTCTCTAAAAAGAAACTTTAGATCCGCCTCCCTCACATCCAAACCTTCATTGTCAGATGTAGCCAAGTTTCTATTGTTGTGCattgtcggtgtaaattttttttacacatatatccaATGACACGTtgtcacattatttaatgaatgtgacacatcatgtgttttttaattatcataaataatgtgtcggtatattattgaaaGCATGTGCAAAATACCTTTAaggtacatataaattaaattctaataaaaataattagtatttgaatttctttaattaattgattttttgaCTCGGTCAATATTCTTCTAACTGTTTCTGCCGAAATGAGTAGCGCCATTTATATCAACGCATAACCCCTAATCTTGCTCACACACATTACACACCTAAAGCCGTTGTGTTGTTAGGGTTTTCAGTAACATTTCAATTTGAAAATGGCTTCCTCTTCCTCTGACTCCAAATTGACGTTGAAACTTCTCATTGATACAAACAATGATAAAGTTCTCTTCGCTGAAGCATCAAAACCTGTTGTTGACTTTCTTTTCAACATGCTATATTTGCCAATAGCCACTGTATAGTCAAGATCCTACGCAAGAAAAGAGGAATGGTCTGTGGTTTTAGCAATCTGCATCAAAGTATCGAAGACCTCGATGAAATGTACGTTCATCCACAATCCAGTGATCGTCTCTTCAATCCAACTATTCCCATTTTTTCAAACCTAATGTCTGCTATTCTTTCCACAATCGACGACAATTCAACTGGAGTCTTTGATTTTCTTCTCAATGCTGAGTTGGAGAAggaggatgatgatgaagacGATGAGGACTACGTTGAGGAgaaggaggaagaagatgatgaagatgacgAAGATTATAATGAGTTTGATGACGATGAGGAGGACGAAGAGGATGAGgataaagaagaggatgaggaAAATGAAGCAAGTGATGATGATAACATTTTGATCAAGAATGGGATTGTGAAAGAAGGTGTAACTTACATGGTGATGGATGATTTAGTTATTCATCCTTTGTTTTCGGCTATTTCCATGATTGAGTTACTCAATACTAAACTCAATATCAAAGATATTAGTTCTTTGCAAGAGAAGGTGGTTGAATTAGGTGTTAATGAGGTTAGTTAGTATTAATTGTCACTTATATAGTATCTAATTAGTAATTTGTATTTGTTAATTAGGAGAGTATTATGGATTGTATTTgttaattagtatttaatttgtttttttgtatgaTTTTCTAACAGGGTATCAAGTTGCTTGAGGCTAGTATGCAATCACATTCGAAGATGATTTTAACAAGTGTTTTCATCAACAAGGAAGATTGATATGTGATCAATAGTTTagtttgaccttttttttaatcTTCAAAATGTCAAGTGTACTTAAAACTCTTGTTTTTGTATTTTGGTCATTGTTGTTTTGGGATACCTAATCTGTTTGTGATCCTTTTTGCTTCTTTCTGAAGGAATTAATTTCAATGAACAATGCCCGATATATTGAACTTGCTCTAGTGACTGTAATTTTCAAATCATATAATGTAGATCTTAATGCATGTTAATTTGGGATTAATATGCGATGGAGGAGTCGAAAGTTGAATTACTATATGTAATTGTTTGCTACCTGATGAAATTTGTTGcattacttgaccaaaaaaagaaatttgttgCATTATTCCTTCCTGAAATTTGCTACATGATTAAAGTACAGGCCATTTTGATGAATATATGTTACAAATCTAGTGAAGGATATGTGTTTTAAGAAGGTAGATATGAAGAACTGGTGTGGTATAGGAGTAAGTTTTGGTGTAGTTATTTGAGTTAAAGACGCAACATTCTAACATGTGGTACTTTGTGATGTGGGAGTGCCAAGTTGAAATGCTACATGTAGTTTTTTGCTATATAATGATATTTGGTGTATTATTCCTTCTTGATATAAGTAAAGACTAAAAATGATATCTTTGATCAAGTATCCGGCCATTTTGATGAATAAATGTTACAAGGTATGTGGTGGCTAGGTGTTTTAAGAAGGAAGATATTGCCGGTATAGTAGTATAGTTTTGGCTTATAAAATAGGTTAAACTGTTAAAGAATGCAACATGCTAAAGTTTTGGTTTAGTATGTTATTGTTGAATTAAAGAGTGCTACATTCTAAAAGGTGATGTGAATGGATAATTTGGAAAAGAGTATAATTCAACCTTTAGATACTTTACGTTTTCTAACTTTGGTTTGTATTTTCTAGGTTCTGTTCGGGTAAGGTTATTTCATGTTGCTGCATAACTTGTGCCATTTTCTGCAAAATTTGACAGTTTGGTTACTAGGTTCTGTTCATGTATACTAGTATTGTGGTGTACTGGTCTGATTGTTGATTCTCTATGTGTGACATCTATGTTTTGAGGCTTTCAATTGTTTGTGATATTAATCTAGACCTTTTGAGGTAAAGAAATCTACTAGTTTGTAACCTACTACTTCAgtgataataatgataatgatgacatgtccatcaaaaattaaactaatgaTCTGAAATTCATTGCAAGGGACTTCTGGCTTTCCACATTATAGCAATAAGTAGGAAGTTACATTTACAAGTTTGTATCTATATATCTTCCTCTGTTTAATTAATTGTGCAACCACTTGCAAGTCTATGAATTTTCCTATAAATAAATAGCCTTTCTATTGCTTCTAACGTACACTACCATTCAATATGGCTTCTTCTTCCACCAAAGTGTCCATGAAACTTCTCATTGACACAAAGAATGAGAAAGTTCTCTTTGCTGAAGCTTCAAAAGCTGTAGTAGACTTTCTGCTAAACTTGCTATGCTTGCCAATAGGCACTGTAGTGAAGCTGCTAAGCTCAAATGGCATGGTTGGCAGCTTAGGAAATCTGTATCAGAGTGTTGAAAATCTCAACCAGAATTTCATGCTACCGGATCAAACTAAGGATGTTCTGTTAAACCCAAGAGCTCAAATCTCTTCAACTGAAATCTCTGGCTTCCTTACCGACAACGATGGCAATGATGATCACGACGAAAGAATTAAGTTATACATGTGCAATAACAAATGTAATTTTCAGGTGGCATATGATAACACTACTAAATGTCCTGGTCGTCCTGGGTATGGTGGTTGTGGCTATTCTATGACCAATGAAGTACAATATGTCGGAAATAAGAAGGTTGCTGGAAAGAAAACTTTCATTCACAATGGTTTTGTGAAAGATGTTGTAACCTTCATGGTGATGGATGATTTGGTGATTCAGCCCATGTCAACTATATCTAGCATCACACTGTTGAACAAGTTCAATGTCAAAGAGATTGGCACCTTGCAAGAAAAGGTGGTTGAGATGGGAATGGAAGAGGTAAAGTATATACGGTATCATAAATAAGCGACATCATTGGATCATAACATAATCAGTCTTATTTAGTTCTTTAGATTTATgtctttttgtattttttgtaaCAGGGTATCAAATTGCTTAAGGCTTCTCTGCAGTCAAAGATGGTCTTGACTAGTGTTTTCATCAAGAAGACAAAGTGATATGCAAGGAATAGCAAGGCAGatcttttatttatcttaaaaatgTTAAGAAGCTGAAATGATGGGTTTTTGGTTTTATGTTGTAGTTTTTGACTACTACATCTGCTTGTTATGcttttttactttgttttaatGAATAATCCGATGAACGATCATCATTAGTTGTTCTTGTTCTATCTTCAGTTCAAACATGAATTATAAATTATCACCAACTTAATAGTAACTTGAGTTTCATAATCATACTCCCTTTGAACTTAAAcataaatttgttaattaataaaataaaaataaactacagtataaacaatttcttttttcaaaCCATGGTCTATTCTCACAATCCACAACTTTGATTGACTATTTTCATATTTAGGCTTAATCTTTTTTGGAAACATGTCACGAAAGTCGGTCCTTGATTGGAAGTTATTCTTTGGGCTTCAGCACCAATATTAAAAGTGACTGAAGCATCTTTGTTCGCGAGCAACATTTATTCACTGAGGTATGTGGAAGGGAATGGATCCAATACGTAATTTACTCATGAGAAAGTAAAGTGTAATCTATCTATGAGAATGAGAAAGTAAACTGGTATGAATGGCTGAAATTGCAGCAGCACCATTATGTCGCAGGAGAGAATCCAGACCCTTGCAACTCACTTCATCTAAATTCATCATATGTTTCTCTCTTGATAAAACAGTGGCTGAAATTACACATGCAGATCCATTCTCATGTGAATAGTACTATATTACGGTAGCATACAGTAATTTTAGAAGTACACTGCTAAAACTAACCAACTATCACAATTTAACAAATTTGTGTGAACCGTCAAGGTACTACTGTACCATGTTTGTCTTGCTCCAATGTTGACCAATTGCAGGGTAGATTAAGAGCACTCAAAATTATGGTTTAATTAAGTGGCCACTGTTTGTACAGAAATATGGAATTGAATATCAATTATGTGGACATGGGACTTTATACATTCCAATTTTCAATATCTTAGTTATAAGTACAGAGTCTATAGTATATCTTCcactattttaaatttaattgcAACCCCATGAATCTGCCTATAAATGAATAACCTCTCGTATTACACTCAATGTACCTTTCAATAtgacttcttcttcttcttccaccaAAGTGACCCTTAAGCTTCTGGTTGATACAAAGGAAAACAAAGTTCTATTTGCAGAAGCATCAAAAGCTGCCATAGACAATCTCTTAAACATGTTTCGCTTGTCTTTTGGTAATGTTGTTAGGTTCATGAGCAACGACGACGTGCATTTGTTGGGTAGCTTAGGAAGTCTGTATCACACTAGTAGTACTGTCCAAAACCTCAACCACAATCGAGGAAACTCGTTCTACATGTGTCCAAATGGATGCATTTTCGGTATATCTTGCGATCATTGCTCGCGAGTAATGAACCATGATGAAACACGTTGTGTCGCTATCAAAGATCAAAATGTAACTTTTATCTTGATGGATGATTTAGTTATTAAGCCCTTCTCACCAATTTCAATTATTACATTACTCaacaaattcaatttcaaacaagTTGGTACTTTGCAAGAAATGGTGGTTGAGTTTGGTATGGATGAGGTATGATTAATTTGTCctaattgtgtttttgtatgtataaaactataaatttatatttatattttgcactttctttttctaatattcttctttttttccttcctAACAGTGTGTCGAGTTACTTAAGACCTCGTTGCAGTCAAAGATGGTTTTAACAAGTGTTTTtatcaagaacaaaaataaGAAGGACTTCACAATCTTCACAGTGAGAATGTTATCAGTACTTAAAATCATGGGTTATTTGGTTTTCAGCTTTATTGGTTATTTGGTGGATTGTTCAACTTCTAGCCCACTCCAAGACAAGGATTTTGGTAAGTTATCACTACACTACTATTTGTACATGTACTTGTGCTTTATGAAAGGTTTTCCCACAATTTCTTTTTAACTTAATTTGAGGGGCTTTTACTTTCCAAATTGCTTAGGAAATGTTCTGTTGCTTAGAAACTCTTTTCACAAACTTAGAAATCTCAAACCAAGTCCATGTgctgtaatttttgttttcttatttgagATGTGATACAATTTAGCACATGTGCTCTAATTTTTGTGTTCATATTTGAAATGTGATACAATTTATGTATGGATTTTTCTGTgttataaaaattcatatttgctGTTTGGTTTTCTAAATATTTAGCAATAAATGGTTTaattggtaattttttttataggtgaCCAGACATCTCCTTAAGGCTTCTCTGCAATCAAAAGTGGTATTGTCAAGTGTTTTTTGAGAAACAATATGTGAGATTCAAAGGATTAGTTTGGCCTTTTCTTATTATGTACTACTAGTACTATCAAAATAGCAAGAATGACAATTTTGGTTTTAGATTATTTTGTGCTACATGACTAAATCATTATTTGATATAATGATTTCAATTTACTAGCCCTATTGTATTATACTTTCTCTATTGCAACTTGTAAACTAAGCTGGTTGATTCATTAAGGAGAATGGGATGGATTCTAGTATCACAGTTATAGCTATATGACCAGTTTCATAATATTATGAGTGCAAGTTGGTATATATAAATGTCACTATGTCCAAAGAGTTTCTTAACTATTTCTCTTAAGATGATGTTCAATTTAAATGGTTGGTGTGGAACAGAAATCAGAATGTTCCTAATTATTACTCAAAATACAGATTTAATTTTCTCTGTTTGTCCTTGGATGGTCGTGACCAATGTGACGTGTACATTGGCGCCAAGAACAAATTTCAATTTGTTGATGGATCCATTTCTAATTAAGCTAATGTGAATCGTTTGGCTTGGGAACAATGTAATCACTTAGTTAATTCTTTCTTGGATTGTTGATTCCATTTTGAACCAATCTCCCAAATAGTTGATTGTATTCATATCTCCACTCTTCGATCTGCAATGAAAGGATTTAAGGAGGAGCGAGTTCAATGACTTGCTATCCAAGAAACTCACTAACTAGCTAACTAACCAGAAACCTAACTTCAGTTAATTAGTTTATAACTAACTAACACTATTAACAAATTTCTAAAACAAATGTGGGTTTGAATTACAACTCCTAACAATGGACCCCTTTCCTACTATCAACAATGTGTATTTTTACTCAAGGGCAAAATTTTTTAACTATCTGCTGAAAGCAAGAAAACTCAAGGTTGTGGCAGATGATTCACATTGGTCCCTCCAACAAATATTGCATAAAAAATTGCACTTGATGTAGCACAAATGGACATATCGTGAATGTGTGTTATAGAAGAAATCACGATTTTCCACCAAATTGTGGCAAACCAAGTTTTGCAGCCAATGTCTCTATAATAGTGAAGGTTGAGACACACAATAGTAACCAACCTATGTTTACTCGAGCAATATGATTGCATCTTAGCCTTGATCCAATACACTAACTTGTCTCTGCATACTCAGCCTTCTGCCCCTTCTGCACCACAATGGCAGATCCAGGACGGCAGGACCTTAAGGAGGGgcaaaaacttaaaaataaaattaaggtaGAATGGTTTTGTGAAAGAGGTTGTGACTTTCATGGTTATGGCTGATTTAGTAAATCTGCCtgtataaataatttatacagATTAAggaagttaattttttttcattaataattCTAAAATGTTTTATTCCAAACCTAACATTGGActaacatgaaaaatatgtcaacccacttggggttggtcgagtggtgttggcttgggcccttggagtatgctcctctcaaggtcttaggttcgattcccactggtgccaatttcggtgggctaagtccatacagagcaaaaaaaaaactctggctttaaatgggcccccgcaagtgggcggtgggattggtccccttggattagtcggtcctaagaccggataccaagttttcaaaaaaaaaaacatgaaaaatatgtttcTATAATTAATGCATTAGCATTGGAAtgaataatttgattttatttaataagggtacaaatgaaTCGATCGTTAGTTTGTCCAATGGTGATTGGCGCTGGACTTGCTAGGGAGCACCACatttcgatccccgcaactgtgatcgggaggggCTGAAACCGCTTAATGACATAACTGACCACCGAACCAGATTAAGCGTCCAATGAGCcagatactggtggtgaaaataaataaaaaatggtacaaatgaaattttgtatttaataaagaataaattttaagagcgtttcttataaaaaggaacaaaataaaatttcaaagtgtttcttataaaaacaacCAGATTACAACTTTTTACAACATAGTATTTACAACTTTCTGCAGAAGAAACTTGTGTATCAACAATGAAAGCATTGTTACGGAGAGCATGGTTTGGTCACATATCAATACTCCTTCTTGAGGAAAACACTTGTCAAAACCATCTTCGATCGCAGAGAAGCCTTTAGCAACTTGATACCCTATTAGTTaggaataaaaacaaaactgTGTCAATTAGAGTGTGACACATAACAGAAATTTTTCtacacacaaattaaaaaaataatgcttACCTCATccactcccaactcaaccaccATTTCTTTCAAAGTACCAATATCTTTGATATTGAACTTGTTAAGTATGGTAATACCTGGTAAGGCCTGCATGGGCTGAATGACTAAATCATCCATAACAATGAAAGTTACATCTTTAACAAAGCCATTCTTAATTGTGTACTCTTTATCAACATAATTTCCAAcgtgatttattttattgttcatAGCTCTCTTGCAACTAGAACAACGTGTTGTTTTATCACATGTGACATTATAGCTACATTCATTTGGGCACATATAAAACATAGTTTCTCCTCCTGCTAGGCTGTCTTCCTCGGACTCTTCTGCCTCTTCGTCTTCCTCATCCTCGTCCTCGTCTTCGTCCTCATCATAGTCGTCGTATTTCATCTGATGTTCTTTGTCCAATTCATCCTCGAGAATAACAGCAGAGGTTGCATTTAAAGTTTGAAGAGGTTCTTCATGTGGGGGAAGACAGTGAGTGATTTCAATTGACCATCTGGGAGCTGATGGATTTAAGAGAACATCCTTACTTAGGTATTGTTGCATGTAATTGTGGTTGAGGTTTTCGACACTTTGATACAGATTCCCAATGCTACCAACCATGCCGTTGTTGCCTATGAGCTTCACTACCGTGCCTATAGGCAAGCTAAGGATGTTGAAAATAAAATCTACGACAGGTTTTGATGCTTCAGCAAATAAAACTTTTTCATTCTTTGTGTCAATAAGAAGTTTGAGGGtcaattttgttgttgaagaagGAGTCATAGTACACACGTCAAAAACAATGGTAGAGTAAGAGTAGTGCAAATAGAGAACTCAAAATCAAGCCTTTTTATTTGTAGTATCTCAAAATTAAGCTTTAATTCAATtttggaaaagaaaattaagtacTACTCCAGTAATACTAGTAGTAAGTGGCAACTGTTTGTACAGAAATACTTCAATTTCCAATATCAAATTGAATTATCAATTCTGTAAACATGGTACTTTATGTAATTTCCAATATCTTAGTTATAAATACCAGTCAGTctatttccatttttattattttttattttttaattaaattggaaCCCCTTGAATCTGCCTATAAATGAATAGCCTCTCGTATCACATTGAATATACTCCTACCCTTCAATATCCTCTCCCTCTTCGTCGTCCTCATTGTCCAACTCAGCCGCTAGAAGAAAGGAAGAGATTCCACTTGATGTATTGAGAAGTCCTTCTTGTATAGAAAGAAGGCGAGAACCAAGGGCTGATTTCAACGGACCAAATGGGAGCTGATGGATTTAAGAAAACATCCTTAGTTTCATCTGATTGAATATAAATGTGGTTGAGATTCTCTAAACTGTTATACAAATTTCCTTTGCTACCAACCATGTCATTGTTGCCTAGAAGCTTTACTACGGTGCCTATAGGCAAGCAAAGGAGGCTGAAGGAAAGTCTACTACATTCTACAGCTTTGTAAGGCGAGGATTGTCctcactttataaacacatatttaggCCATCTTGCAAACGATGTAGAACTTCTTAACTATAACAAATAACATAACCAACTCAACTAACATAACCAACCATTTACTTGTAGAGCAAGTAAGACGCTAGCAACTATTTACGGtctcaaatatataaataaagattaattttttaattcatttaataaccaatatatttgatctataataaaaattagataaatcaactatttaatgaatttcaaaaatatatttttacttatatttgagaTTGAAGGGAGTATTCTATTTTAATGATTCATGCTAACATGTGTCCATGTTGAGTTACCTAAACATAAAAGTTTTGCatttaataatgaaaaaaaattaatatctaaaagattttaatttatatgcacagtcagtctaaagttattttgcacatgtgtctaataatataccgacacatcatgtagagtactccctccggtcctatatataagaaacactttggaaattttttttttgtcctttttataagaaacactctttaaatttattctttattaaatagataatcccttatatacccttattaaattgtgtaaaatgcaacatatttcaatgttatgcattaattacacaaacacattctcaaggttaattttggaataacacataacattttataaattttaataaaaaaataagtctctttgatatgtgtgtttttctcaatgtgttccttatatataggaccggagggagtaattaaaaacaaatgatttgttacattcattaaatgatgtgacaacacgtcattagatgt from Trifolium pratense cultivar HEN17-A07 linkage group LG1, ARS_RC_1.1, whole genome shotgun sequence includes these protein-coding regions:
- the LOC123885187 gene encoding uncharacterized protein LOC123885187, with product MASSSTKVSMKLLIDTKNEKVLFAEASKAVVDFLLNLLCLPIGTVVKLLSSNGMVGSLGNLYQSVENLNQNFMLPDQTKDVLLNPRAQISSTEISGFLTDNDGNDDHDERIKLYMCNNKCNFQVAYDNTTKCPGRPGYGGCGYSMTNEVQYVGNKKVAGKKTFIHNGFVKDVVTFMVMDDLVIQPMSTISSITLLNKFNVKEIGTLQEKVVEMGMEEGIKLLKASLQSKMVLTSVFIKKTK
- the LOC123910893 gene encoding uncharacterized protein LOC123910893, whose amino-acid sequence is MTSSSSSTKVTLKLLVDTKENKVLFAEASKAAIDNLLNMFRLSFGNVVRFMSNDDVHLLGSLGSLYHTSSTVQNLNHNRGNSFYMCPNGCIFGISCDHCSRVMNHDETRCVAIKDQNVTFILMDDLVIKPFSPISIITLLNKFNFKQVGTLQEMVVEFGMDECVELLKTSLQSKMVLTSVFIKNKNKKDFTIFTVRMLSVLKIMGYLVFSFIGYLVDCSTSSPLQDKDFGNVLLLRNSFHKLRNLKPSPCAVIFVFLFEM
- the LOC123910900 gene encoding uncharacterized protein LOC123910900 — its product is MTPSSTTKLTLKLLIDTKNEKVLFAEASKPVVDFIFNILSLPIGTVVKLIGNNGMVGSIGNLYQSVENLNHNYMQQYLSKDVLLNPSAPRWSIEITHCLPPHEEPLQTLNATSAVILEDELDKEHQMKYDDYDEDEDEDEDEEDEEAEESEEDSLAGGETMFYMCPNECSYNVTCDKTTRCSSCKRAMNNKINHVGNYVDKEYTIKNGFVKDVTFIVMDDLVIQPMQALPGITILNKFNIKDIGTLKEMVVELGVDEGIKLLKASLRSKMVLTSVFLKKEY